A region from the Eptesicus fuscus isolate TK198812 chromosome 1, DD_ASM_mEF_20220401, whole genome shotgun sequence genome encodes:
- the LOC129149753 gene encoding transcription elongation factor 1 homolog has product MGRRKSKRKPPPKKKMTGTLETQFTCPFCNHEKSCDVKMDHAHNTGVISCTVCLEEFQTPITYLSEPVDVYSDWIDACEAANQ; this is encoded by the coding sequence ATGGGGCGCAGAAAGTCAAAACGAAAGCCACCCCCCAAGAAGAAGATGACAGGCACCCTAGAGACCCAGTTCACCTGCCCCTTCTGCAACCACGAGAAATCTTGTGACGTGAAAATGGACCATGCCCATAACACCGGAGTCATCTCTTGTACTGTGTGCCTAGAAGAATTCCAGACGCCCATCACGTATCTCTCAGAACCAGTGGACGTATATAGTGATTGGATAGATGCCTGTGAGGCCGCCAATCAGTAG